One segment of Candidatus Sulfotelmatobacter sp. DNA contains the following:
- a CDS encoding GNAT family N-acetyltransferase — translation MIERSVRELQSHDYTDLQIEGALETVFGVDTTLIDDGTYLVVETESKSEIVACGGWSKRKTLFGGDRWTRREDDQLDPAVDAAKIRAFFVHPEWARRGLGTLLLESCEDAARAAGFRRFEMGATLTGVRLYERRGYTAVDRVAVPLANGETLAVVRMIKE, via the coding sequence GTGATCGAGCGCTCCGTGCGCGAGCTGCAGAGCCACGACTATACCGATCTGCAGATCGAGGGCGCGCTGGAGACCGTCTTCGGCGTCGACACCACCTTGATCGACGACGGGACGTATCTCGTGGTCGAAACCGAGAGCAAGAGCGAGATCGTGGCCTGTGGCGGCTGGAGCAAACGGAAGACCCTCTTCGGGGGCGACCGATGGACGCGCCGCGAGGACGACCAGCTCGACCCCGCCGTCGATGCGGCGAAGATCCGGGCGTTCTTCGTCCACCCGGAGTGGGCGCGCCGCGGCCTGGGCACCCTCCTGCTCGAAAGCTGCGAGGATGCGGCGCGCGCCGCGGGCTTTCGGCGGTTCGAGATGGGGGCGACGTTGACCGGCGTCCGTCTCTACGAGCGCCGCGGCTACACGGCGGTCGACCGCGTCGCGGTGCCGCTCGCGAACGGTGAGACGCTTGCCGTCGTGCGCATGATCAAGGAGTGA